Within the Arthrobacter sp. UKPF54-2 genome, the region TCCTGCGGAAATCCTTCGCAGATTCCTGCGGAAACCTTTCACATTGGCACCACAAACCCCTAGAGTATCTAGCACATGGTTGTTTGATGGCTCAGCATCGGCACACCGCCATGTCGTTCAGACGGGGCAGCCGTTCGCTTGAGCAAAAGGAATAAGGGAAATGTCTTCGGAGGCCAACTTCTCCAACGCGCGCTTTCTCACCGTGGCCGAGGTCGCGGATGTCATGCGGGTATCAAAAATGACCGTGTATCGCCTGGTGCACTCCGGTGAAATGCCGGCGGTGCGCTTTGGCCGCTCCTACCGGGTTCCGGAAAACGCCGTCGAGCAGTACCTCAAGGGTGCTGTCGTCGACGGACACACTGAGACGGCCTGAGTCTTCTGCGCTCGTACCGGGCCGCAGCAGACCCCCTCGCGGGGCCTGCGGTCGTGGTGTGCCCCGGATAGGCGGTACCCTGTTAAGGAACGTTTTACGTCATTGTAAGAACCTGTCAGTTGTTCAGTTCGCTTGCCTAGCCCGCGGACCTTTCCCAACGGGCAGGTACTGCATCTAGCCGGTAAGGAACTTTCGTGGGTTCAGTTATTAAGAAGCGTCGCAAGCGTATGGCCAAGAAGAAGCACCGCAAGCTGCTTCGCAAGACGCGCCACCAGCGTCGCAATAAGAAGTAGAGATACTTCAACCAGCGTCAATGCCCGTTGCCTTTCCGGCGGCGGGCATTTTCTTTTGCCCGGCGGCCTCGAACCGGCCGGGGGAGCGGGCCTAGACCGTCGGGCCGCGGAAGCGGGAGAAGCCCCGCCAGAGGCCGTAGATGGCCCCGCCGACGGTCGCGGCCTTCAGGCCCAGGGTGGCGGCCCGCCGTCCGGACCGGAAGTCGTAGACCGGCCAGTTGTGTTCGCGGGCGTGCCGGCGCAGCCGGGTGTCCGGGTTGATGGCCACCGGGTGGCCCACCATGCTGAGCAGCGGGATGTCATTGTGCGAGTCGCTGTAGGCCCAGCAGCGGTTCAGGTCCAGGCCCTCGGACTCGGCAATGCCGCGGACTGCCACGGCCTTGGCGGGCCCGTGCAGAATCTCGCCCACGAGCCGTCCGGTGTAGGACCCGTCGCGGATCTCGCCCACGGTGCCGAGAGCTCCGGTGAGGCCCAGCCGGGTGGAAATCACGGTGGCGACCTCGATCGGGGTGGCCGTGACGAGCCAGACCGGGCGGCCCATGCGCAGGTGTTGTTCGGCGAGGGCCTTGGTGCCGGGCCAGATCCGGGACTCGATCATCTCGTCATAGACTTCCTCGCCGAGGGCCGCGATGTCCTCCACGGTGAAACCCGAGGCCAGGCTCAGGGCGGTGTCACGGACGGCGTGGACGTCGTCGATGTTTTCGCCGCGGAAGACGAACATCAGCTGCTTCCAGGCGAAGCCGGCCGCCTGGGGGATGGTGAACGCCCCGCGCTGGTACATCTTGCGGGCCACGTGGAAGAGGCTGGCGCCCCGCATGAGGGTGTTGTCGACGTCGAAGAAAGCGGCCTCGCCGTGCTGCGCTGACGCAACCGGCCTCGTGGCCACGGCGACGATCTTCTCCTCGGGCATGCACCGAGTCTAGTCAATCCCGGGGATTCCCATGCGCAATGGGTCACCGCCGCACCCCCGGCGACGCGTGCTGCGGCGGCCGCGTCGACGCCGGGTGGGGTGCCGGGCTACCGTGGATCCATGGCCACACCCGCGCCCCTTCCCGACGTCGTCCTCATCACCAAGGCCGACTGCCACCTCTGCGCTGACGCACGCGACGCCGTCGGCCGGGTCACGGCCGCGCTGGGGCTCGGCTGGTCGGAACGGTCCATCGACGACGACGCCGAGCTGCGCGAGCGTTTCGCCGAGGAGATTCCCGTGCTGCTGGTGGACGGGGTCCAGCGGGATTTCTGGCGGATCGATGAGGTGCGGCTGGCCCGGACGTTGCGGCGGGCGCTTGGGCGTCCCGCCTGAGCAGGCCCGTACCGCGGCCCGCGGGGGCGCCGGCGGCTGCTTTGTGGCCCGAACTGCCGGGGCTCTAGAGTGGAGTCACAACGCGACGCAACGGAGCAGATAGTGACCTCGCTGGATTCATCACCCGACGCCCTGCCCGGGGCAGCCGGGACTGCGGCCAAGCAGATCCCGCCCGCGGCCGTGGCCAGGCTGACGATTTATCTGCGCGCCCTGACGACGCTGCTGGCCGAGGGAGTGGACCGGGTTTCCTCCGAGTCGCTGGCCGAGGCGTCCGGCGTCAGCTCCTCCACTCTCCGCAAGGACCTTTCCTACGTGGGCTCCTATGGAACCCGCGGCGTGGGCTATGAAGTCCAGTACCTGAACCGGCATATTGCCGCCGCCCTGGGGCTGACCCGCGACTGGAAGGTCGCGATTGTCGGCGCCGGCAACCTCGGCAAGGCTCTCGCACGGTACGGCGGGTTCGAATCCCGGGGCTTCGACATCGTGGCCATTTTCGACGCCGACCAGATGGTGGTGGGCAGCGAGGTGGGCTGGCTGCGGGTGAGCGACGCCGCGGACCTCGAGGCCGTGCTGCACCGCACCGGTACCAACATGGTGGTGCTGGCCCTTCCGGCCGCGGTGGCGCAGGGTGTGTGCGACCGGGTGGTGGCCGCGGGCGTGCGCAGCATCCTCAGCTTTGCCCCGGTCATGCTCCAGGTGCCGCCCGGAGTGAACCTGCGCAAGGTGGACATGGCCACCGAACTGCAGATCCTCGCCTACCACGCGCAAAGGGCGCAGGACCCGGAAGACGCCGACTAGCTTTCGTCGGTTTCCGGATCCCGCGCCCTTCGGCCGGGCCCTGACCTAGCGGCCGTAGGGGTTCTGCGAATACGGGTTGGCGAACGGCTGCTGCTTCTGGAAGTACGGTGCCACCGAGGGCGTGTACAGAAGCACGATGCCTGCCGCGCCCATCAGGATCACGATGATCTGCAGGACGCCGGAGAGGACGCCGAAGGAGAACGCTCCGCCGAACAGGCCCAGCAGCGACAGGGCGGCGAAGACGGTGCCGAGGATCCGGGCCCAGTTCTTGCCCTTGCGGACCGGGAAGGCGACCAGGGCGTAGAGCCCGAAGGAAATCAGCCCGCCGATGACGCCGCTGACGGGGATGATGGCGCGCATCGCGCTGAGGTCGTCGGCGGAGAGCTTGGTGCCCTGCTGGGCGGCCGCCTGCTGCATGGCCGATTCGAAGTACGCGGTGCCGGTGAAGGCAACAACCAAGCTGCTGATGAGGGAAAGCACCCCCGCGCCGATGATCAGCCAGAAGGCCAGGTCCAGCTGGGAGGGCCGGGTCCCGGCGCCGCCGGCGGGAAGCTCCGACGGGTACTGCGCATAGGGCGACTGGCCGTAGGGGCTCTGCCCGTACTGGCCCTGGCCGTAGGCCGGCGGCTGCTGCCCGTACTGCGGGGCGTTCTGGCCGTATTGGGGTGCCTGCTGCCCGTACTGGGGAGCGTTCTGGCCGTATTGGGGTGCCTGCTGCCCGTACTGCGGGGCGTTCTGGCCGTACTGCGGAGCCTGCTGCCCGTACTGGGGAGCGTTCTGGCCGTATTGGGGAGCCTGCTTGCCCGACTCGGGTCCGTCCGGACTGGAAGGCTCGACTGGCGGGTTACTCATGGCGGTCCTTTGCATTCGATGGCGGATGGGACTGCCGGGACCAGTGTCTAACCCTGCCCCCAGCGTGGTTTAACTCCACCGTACCCCGGGCCTGCGGCGGTTTGGGTGATTCCGCAGAGGTATTCTCAGCCGCATTTCCCGCCGGTTTCGGGGCCCGCCGCACCGCGCTCCGGGACCCGGTACCGCCCGGGGGACCTCGCTTGGCCGCGGGCTAGAACCGGGGCTTGCCCGCGGTGAACCACGGCTGGGAGTTGGGCAGCCACATCAGCACGGTCGCGGCCAGGCTGATGAGGAAGCCCGGCCAGCTGCCCCCGCCCGCGATCCCGGTGCTGAGGGCTGCGAGCACCAGGCTGACGCCGGCGGCGATGGTCAGGGCAAAGCGGGCCCACTCCCAGCCCTCCTTCATCTTCATGGCG harbors:
- a CDS encoding 30S ribosomal protein bS22, whose amino-acid sequence is MGSVIKKRRKRMAKKKHRKLLRKTRHQRRNKK
- a CDS encoding redox-sensing transcriptional repressor Rex, encoding MTSLDSSPDALPGAAGTAAKQIPPAAVARLTIYLRALTTLLAEGVDRVSSESLAEASGVSSSTLRKDLSYVGSYGTRGVGYEVQYLNRHIAAALGLTRDWKVAIVGAGNLGKALARYGGFESRGFDIVAIFDADQMVVGSEVGWLRVSDAADLEAVLHRTGTNMVVLALPAAVAQGVCDRVVAAGVRSILSFAPVMLQVPPGVNLRKVDMATELQILAYHAQRAQDPEDAD
- a CDS encoding helix-turn-helix domain-containing protein, which gives rise to MSSEANFSNARFLTVAEVADVMRVSKMTVYRLVHSGEMPAVRFGRSYRVPENAVEQYLKGAVVDGHTETA
- a CDS encoding HAD family phosphatase, producing the protein MPEEKIVAVATRPVASAQHGEAAFFDVDNTLMRGASLFHVARKMYQRGAFTIPQAAGFAWKQLMFVFRGENIDDVHAVRDTALSLASGFTVEDIAALGEEVYDEMIESRIWPGTKALAEQHLRMGRPVWLVTATPIEVATVISTRLGLTGALGTVGEIRDGSYTGRLVGEILHGPAKAVAVRGIAESEGLDLNRCWAYSDSHNDIPLLSMVGHPVAINPDTRLRRHAREHNWPVYDFRSGRRAATLGLKAATVGGAIYGLWRGFSRFRGPTV
- a CDS encoding glutaredoxin family protein — translated: MATPAPLPDVVLITKADCHLCADARDAVGRVTAALGLGWSERSIDDDAELRERFAEEIPVLLVDGVQRDFWRIDEVRLARTLRRALGRPA